Within Candidatus Binataceae bacterium, the genomic segment GGCTTTGCCGCGTGCGAGCAGGGCTTGGTAGTGGGCGCGCCGCGGCGGATTGTGGCGCACTGCGCTGAGCGCGGCCATATAGAGCATGGTGCGGACGCGGGCGCGACCGCACCAGATGGTCTGTCGGCCCTTGAACTTGCCGCTCTCAAAGGGATGCGGCGCGACGCCGACCAGCGCCGCGAGTTGGCGGCAGCCGAGTGGCCGAGTTCGGGCAGTTCGGCGAGCAAGGTGAAGCTCAGTTGTGGGCCCATCCCGGGACCGCTGCCATGAGCTCGGCTTTGGCCTTGTGCGCCGGCGCGCTGGCCAGCACCTGCTGGAGTTCCTGCTCGACTTCCGCCACCGGCGCACCACCGGCTTCATGCGAGAAACGATGACGGGGCGGCTGACGTCACAGTGCAAAGCCTGCCGCGTCCAAACCAGACGGTCTTGTCCGAGGAGAGATATCAGATGAAAAAAGGCGCTCTTCTATTGGCGGTCGTGATAATAGGGATAGTCCTTTGGGGCGTCGGATCAAATGCCGAATCGGGGAAGAGCGACAAACAGCAGATCATCGATCTTGAACATGGGCTGATCGCGGCGACCAATAATAAGAACGTCGATGAGATGATGAGCTATTACGACGGCACGGACCGGCTGATAATCTTCGATGCGGTCCCGCCGCTGAAATATTCTGGAACCCAGGCGTGGCGCAAAAACCTTGACGGCTTTGTCGCGGCCTACAATCCCGGGATTCTGGAAATCACGGATTTGCAGATCGTCAACGATGCTAAAATCGGGTACGCGCACAGCATCCAGCGCTTCACCGGGACGGACAAAAACGGCAGGAAGGTGCGGATGGCGTTCCGCGTAACCGATTGTCTCGAAAAGGAAAACGGTAAATGGAAGATCGTGCATGAGCATAACTCGATGCCGATCGATTATGCTTCAGGCCGCGCCTTCCTCGATGAAGCGAGCTGAGCGAAGAGTCGATGCCGATCTATCTCGATCATAACGCCGGTGCGCCGATGCGCCCCACGGTGCGCGCAGCGCTGACGGAGTTTCTCGCCCGCGAGACCGGGGCCAATCCTGCGTCGATTCATCGGAGCGGCCAGCGGGCGCGGCGCGAACTCGAACGCGCACGTGAGCGCGTGGCGCGGCTGCTTGGCGCGCCCACGCGATCGATCGTTTTCACGAGCGGCGGGACCGAAGCCAACAATCTCGCGATTTTTGGTGCGGCGCGCTTGTCGGCGCGGCGGCAGATCGTTACGACCGCGATCGAACACTCGTCGATACTTGCGCCTTTGACCGCGCTCGAAAGCGCGGGATTCGAGATTGTGCGGGTCGCACCCGATTCCGACGGCCTGGTTAATCCGGACGCGATCACGCGGCATGTCGGCGCCGAGACTGCTCTCGTCACGCTCGGGCTGGCCAACGCCGAAGTCGGCGCGATCCAAACGATTGCACCGGTCACGGAGGCGGCCAGGCGCGCCGGCGCACTCCTGCATCTGGACGCGGCGCAGGTTGCCGGGCGGATTCCGCTCGCGGTGGACGACTTCGGCTGCGACCTGATGGCGCTTAGCGCCCACAAGCTCGGCGGACCCGGGGGGAGCGGGGCGCTATACGTGCGGCCCGGTAATGCTCTCGCGCCCGTCATGCTTGGCGGGCCGCAAGAAACCGGACTCCGCGCCGGCACGCCGAATCTCGCCGGCGCGATCGGCTTTGGCGTCGCCGCGGAGACGGTGATGGGAGCCCTCGAAGAAGAATCGATCCGCGTTGGTGCGTTGTCCGCCCAATTGCTCGAGCGGCTGCTTCTAGCGATTCCCGGACTCCGCCTGAACGGTCCGCGACGCGAACGCATCCAGAACACCCTCAACCTGACTTTCCCGTACGTGCTCGGCGAAACGATGTTGATTGCGCTCGACCTCGAAGGCGTCGAGGTGTCGATGGGCTCGGCCTGCGCGGCCGGCGCCGTCGAGCCCTCCCACGTGCTGCTCGCGATGGGCCGCGACCCCGCCGCCGCCCGCAGCTCCTTGCGCATCAGCCTCGGCTGGAGCACGACCGCGGCCGAAATCGCCCGCGCCGGCGAGTTGATTCCGCTCGTCTGGCGGCGCGTGGTAGCCGCCGAGCCAGTCAGCTCTGCCGAATCCGCCGCGACTACCGTCGGAGCAGCGCGATGAAGCCGCGGGTGCTGGTTGCGATGTCCGGCGGAGTCGATAGTTCCGTGGCCGCGGCGCTGCTCCGCGACCAGGGCTACGATGTCGTCGGGGTGGCGATGCGGCTTGCGCCCGAGCGGCCGCCGGGCGAAGCGCGCCGCCGAGGGACCTGTTGTTCGCACGACGATTTCGAGGACGCGCGCCGGGTAGCGGAGCGGCTCGATTTTCCCTTTTACGTCGTCGATCTGCGAGCGGATTTCGCTGCCCGTGTGATGGACAACTTTGCTGCCGAGTACCTGCGCGGCCGCACGCCGAATCCGTGCGTGATGTGCAATCGCGAGATCAAGTTCGATCGCCTGTGGCAACGCGCGCGCGCCCTTCAGGCGGACTTCATCGCGACCGGCCATTACGCGCGGATCGCAGCCGGCGCCGACGGAATCTTTCGGCTGCGTCGAGCGGCCGATGAGGCTAAAGATCAATCCTATTTTCTCTTCAGCCTGCAACAGCGCGAGTTGGCCCGGACCCTGTTCCCGCTTGGGGCGATGACCAAGCACGAGGCCCGTGCGCGCGCGCGAGCGCTCGGGCTGGTTAATGCCGATAAGCCCGAGAGCCAGGAGATCTGCTTCGTGCCCGACGGCAACTATGCCGCTCACGTCGAGCGCGCCACGCCCGCCGACGCTATCCGGGCCGGCCGGATTGTCGATGATGCCGGGCGGACGCTCGCCCGCCACGCCGGCATCCACCACTTTACTGTGGGACAGCGGCGCGGCCTCGGTGTCGCCTCGAGCGAACCGCTTTACGTGCGCGCGATCGACGCTGCCAGCGGCGACGTTACGGTCGGCACTCGCGGCGGTCTCAGCGCGCCCGGACTGATCGCGAAGCAGGTGAGTCTGGTTAGTCCGCAGAGGCTTGATTACAAGTTCAAGGCCGAGGTGAAGATCCGCTATCGCAATCCGGGGATTCCGGCGACGATCGAGCTTACCGGCACTGATCGCGCGGAAGTGCGGTTTGTTGAGAGCGGCCCGGCCGTCACGCCCGGACAGGCGTGCGTCTTCTATCGCGGCGACGAAGTGCTCGGCGGCGGCTTTATCGAGCAGGCGTTGGCGGGCTGACAGGCCTGGGAGCGATGAAGTGACGCGTTTTGCCATCGCCACGCTCGGCTGCAAAGTCAATCAGTACGACTCGGCGATGATCGAGACGCGGCTCGCCGCCGCAGGCCTCGAGCGCTGTGAGTTCGACGAGGTCGCCGATGTTTATATCGTCAACACCTGCACGGTGACCGACCGCGCCGACACCGAAAGCCTGCGCATCGCGCGCCGCGCCCGCCGTCTCAATCCGGCCGCGCGGGTGATCATGACCGGATGCTTCGCGCAGGCCAGTCCCGGCGTGCTGGCGAAGTCGTTGGCGGTGGACGCGGTGATCGGCCTCGGCCGGCCCCACGATCTCGAAAACGCCGCGCTCGGCCGCCCGCACGAGCGCGTGATGGTCTCGAACCTGCGCAAGGAGACCGCCGCCATCGAGCTCGGCACGGTCGCCCTCGACGGCCGCACGCGCGCGTTCCTCAAGTTGCAGGAGGGCTGCGATCAGTTCTGCTCGTTCTGCATCGTACCGTTCTCGCGCGGACGCTCGCGTAGCGTCGATCCGCGCCGCGTGATTACCGCAATCGACGGACTTCACGCCAATGGCTTCAAGGAAGTAATTCTCACCGGGGTCCATCTCGGCGGCTACGGCAAGGACCTCGATCCGCCGATTACTCTCGAAGCACTGCTGGAAATGATCGAGGAACGCGCGGCGATCCCGCGCATCCGCCTCAGCTCACTGGATCCCGAGGAGTTGAGCGATCGCATCATCGATCTCGTCGCCGCCAGTAAGAAGTTCTGTCCGCATTTCCATCTGCCGCTGCAGGCGGGTGAGGACGACACCTTGCGCCGGATGCGGCGGCGCTACGACCGCGAAGCCTTTCGCGAGCGCGTCGAGCGCCTGACGGCCGCGATGCCTGACGTCGCGATCGGCACCGACCTGATCGCCGGGTTTCCGGAGGAAAGCAGCAGCAATTTCGAGTCTTACTTTAAGTTTGTCGAGAGTCTGCCGCTGGCCTATTTTCACGTCTTCCCTTACTCGATCCGCTCGGGTACGACCGCCGCGAAGATGCCAAATCAGGTCGCGTCCTCGGTAATCAAGGAGCGTGCGGCGGCGCTGCGGGAGCTCGGCGAAAGCAAGCATCGCGCGTTTGGCAGCCGCTTCCTTGGCGCTCGACTTAAAGTGTTACTTGAGGAAAGCGCCGGCGCCGGCATCTGGCGCGGCTACAGCCGTAATTATCTGCGGGTATTGACCGAGGCTGCCTCCGACGTGCGTAATCAGGAAGTCGAAGTGGAGGTGAAGCGATCGGGTGGGGCAGGCGCGGAGCTGGTGGGGAAGATTATTCGGCCCGTGGCTGCGGGATCGTTCTGAGCGTCCGTCGTCCGCGCCAGCGTCGAATCTCGCGAGCGACTTCCACCAGGTTCTCGGCTATAATTTCTCGCGACCTGAGCTCTTGACCCTCGCGCTGACTCATCCGAGCGTGGTGAATCCGGGCGAACCGCATTATGAGCGGCTCGAGTTCCTGGGTGACGCGGTGCTCGACCTCGCGATTGCCGACCTCCTGATGCGCCGGTTTCCGGACGCCGACGAAGGGTTGCTCTCGAAGGAGCGCGCGTCGATCGTCAACGGCCGAACCCTGGCGATGAAGGCCGTCGAAGTCGGGTTGGGAAAAAAAATGCGGCTCGGCAAGGGTGAGGAAAAAAGCGGCGGCCGCGCGAAAATTTCGATCCTGGCGGCATCATTTGAAGCGGTGATTGGCGCGATCTACTCCGACGGCGGGCTCAACCCGGCGCAGCAGGTGGTCGAGCGCCTGTTTCGCGACGACATCGGCGGACCCGCCGCCGAGCGCGATTACAAGACCGAATTGCAGGAGATGGCTCATCGCCGCTTTCGCGTGCAGCCGGTCTATGAGCTTGTCGCCGCAGCCGGTCCCGAACATGCCAAGCGCTTTACCACGCGCATCCGGATCGGCGCCCGTGAGCTTGGTCAGGGCGAGGGGCGCAGCAAGAAGCAAAGCGAGCAGGCCGCGGCGCGCGAAACCCTCGCGCGGCTCGCCCGCGACGAAGCTAATTAATGACGAAGCTAATTAATGATGATGCGAACTGAGATGATTCAAACTAGTTGGTCCAGCTAACCCGATGAGCTCTACTGCCGCCGGCGCCATAGTCGAACCGGCCTATCGCGCCGGTTTTCTCACGCTGGCTGGGCGCACCAACGTCGGTAAATCGACGCTGCTCAATCGTCTCGTTGGCCACAAGGTCGCGATCGTCACGCCCAAGCCGCAGACGACGCGCCGCCGCATCGTCGGTATCCGCACGGACGCCGACGCCCAGATCGTCCTGATCGATACGCCGGGCTTCCACGACGCCCGCCGCCCGCTCAATCGCCGCATGGTCGATACTGCCCGCCGCGGCTTGGCGGAGGGCGAAGTGATCGCGGTTTTGATCGAAGCGCGCGGCGCACTCGACGACGCCGATCGCGCCCTGCTCGCCGAGATCGCGCAACTTGAGCGGCCCACCATAATCGTGATCAACAAGATCGACCGGCGCGGGCGCGCCTCGACGCTGCCGCTCGCTGCCCAGGCGCACGAGCTGATGCCGCGTGCGGAGATCGTGCCGGTCAGCGCGCTCACCGGCGAGAACGTCGAGGAGTTCTTGCGGGTAGTCAAGCCGCTGCTGCCCGCGAGTCCCGCGCTGATGCCCGCCGATCAATACACCGACCAGACCGAACGCATGATCGCCGAGGAGATCATCCGCGAAAAGATCTTCATTGCGATGCGCCAGGAGATTCCCTTTTCGACCGCAGTGATCGTCGAGCAGTTTCACAGCTATGATGAAACAACGGGTCTGGCGCGGATCGAAGCGCTGGTGATCATCAGCCGCAAGTCGCACAAGGGCATGATCATCGGCGCGGGCGGCCGCACGCTCAAAACGATCGGGACCGCGGCGCGGCTCGAACTCGAAGAGCTGCTCGGGCGGCGCATCTTTCTCGGCCTGCGGGTCAAGGTCGAAGCCGGCTGGACCGACGATCCGCGCAAGTTGCAGGAGCTCGGTTACTGACATGGCGCGCGAGCCGAAAGCCGCGCCGCCGCAACCGCCGCGAATCGGCGGGGGCGAGCGGCCCACCGTCGTGCTGGCCGGCCGCGCCAACGCCGGCAAATCGACCCTGTTCAATCGGATCGCGCGCCGCGGCCGCGCCATCACCAGTGCGATCGCCGGCACCACGCGCGACGTCAACGTCGCGCGCGCCGAGTACGAAGGCCGCGAATTCGACATCGTCGATAGCGGCGGCGTCGAACTGTACACGCGCGAACCGGAGACCGAGCGTGCGATGGAAGAGGCGCTGCGCGCGGTCGCGGGCGCCGCCGTGGTGGTCCTCGTGGTCGACGGCCGCGCGGGCATTTCGAGCGGCGATCGCGACGCCTTGGACCTGGTCCGTGAAAGCGGCCGGCCGCTGATTGTCGCGGTCAACAAGATCGAACACGCCAGCCAAGAGGCTGCCGCCGGCGAAGCTTACGCCCTCGGCGTCGAGACCGTCGTCAACGTCTCGGCGGCGCACGGCCGCGGCATCCCCGACCTCCTCGATGCGATCGTTGCCCGGCTGCCGGCGGCGGAATCTGCCGAGGCTGAAAC encodes:
- a CDS encoding cysteine desulfurase family protein, giving the protein MPIYLDHNAGAPMRPTVRAALTEFLARETGANPASIHRSGQRARRELERARERVARLLGAPTRSIVFTSGGTEANNLAIFGAARLSARRQIVTTAIEHSSILAPLTALESAGFEIVRVAPDSDGLVNPDAITRHVGAETALVTLGLANAEVGAIQTIAPVTEAARRAGALLHLDAAQVAGRIPLAVDDFGCDLMALSAHKLGGPGGSGALYVRPGNALAPVMLGGPQETGLRAGTPNLAGAIGFGVAAETVMGALEEESIRVGALSAQLLERLLLAIPGLRLNGPRRERIQNTLNLTFPYVLGETMLIALDLEGVEVSMGSACAAGAVEPSHVLLAMGRDPAAARSSLRISLGWSTTAAEIARAGELIPLVWRRVVAAEPVSSAESAATTVGAAR
- the mnmA gene encoding tRNA 2-thiouridine(34) synthase MnmA; this encodes MKPRVLVAMSGGVDSSVAAALLRDQGYDVVGVAMRLAPERPPGEARRRGTCCSHDDFEDARRVAERLDFPFYVVDLRADFAARVMDNFAAEYLRGRTPNPCVMCNREIKFDRLWQRARALQADFIATGHYARIAAGADGIFRLRRAADEAKDQSYFLFSLQQRELARTLFPLGAMTKHEARARARALGLVNADKPESQEICFVPDGNYAAHVERATPADAIRAGRIVDDAGRTLARHAGIHHFTVGQRRGLGVASSEPLYVRAIDAASGDVTVGTRGGLSAPGLIAKQVSLVSPQRLDYKFKAEVKIRYRNPGIPATIELTGTDRAEVRFVESGPAVTPGQACVFYRGDEVLGGGFIEQALAG
- the era gene encoding GTPase Era; its protein translation is MSSTAAGAIVEPAYRAGFLTLAGRTNVGKSTLLNRLVGHKVAIVTPKPQTTRRRIVGIRTDADAQIVLIDTPGFHDARRPLNRRMVDTARRGLAEGEVIAVLIEARGALDDADRALLAEIAQLERPTIIVINKIDRRGRASTLPLAAQAHELMPRAEIVPVSALTGENVEEFLRVVKPLLPASPALMPADQYTDQTERMIAEEIIREKIFIAMRQEIPFSTAVIVEQFHSYDETTGLARIEALVIISRKSHKGMIIGAGGRTLKTIGTAARLELEELLGRRIFLGLRVKVEAGWTDDPRKLQELGY
- the rnc gene encoding ribonuclease III, whose amino-acid sequence is MGQARSWWGRLFGPWLRDRSERPSSAPASNLASDFHQVLGYNFSRPELLTLALTHPSVVNPGEPHYERLEFLGDAVLDLAIADLLMRRFPDADEGLLSKERASIVNGRTLAMKAVEVGLGKKMRLGKGEEKSGGRAKISILAASFEAVIGAIYSDGGLNPAQQVVERLFRDDIGGPAAERDYKTELQEMAHRRFRVQPVYELVAAAGPEHAKRFTTRIRIGARELGQGEGRSKKQSEQAAARETLARLARDEAN
- the mtaB gene encoding tRNA (N(6)-L-threonylcarbamoyladenosine(37)-C(2))-methylthiotransferase MtaB → MTRFAIATLGCKVNQYDSAMIETRLAAAGLERCEFDEVADVYIVNTCTVTDRADTESLRIARRARRLNPAARVIMTGCFAQASPGVLAKSLAVDAVIGLGRPHDLENAALGRPHERVMVSNLRKETAAIELGTVALDGRTRAFLKLQEGCDQFCSFCIVPFSRGRSRSVDPRRVITAIDGLHANGFKEVILTGVHLGGYGKDLDPPITLEALLEMIEERAAIPRIRLSSLDPEELSDRIIDLVAASKKFCPHFHLPLQAGEDDTLRRMRRRYDREAFRERVERLTAAMPDVAIGTDLIAGFPEESSSNFESYFKFVESLPLAYFHVFPYSIRSGTTAAKMPNQVASSVIKERAAALRELGESKHRAFGSRFLGARLKVLLEESAGAGIWRGYSRNYLRVLTEAASDVRNQEVEVEVKRSGGAGAELVGKIIRPVAAGSF
- a CDS encoding nuclear transport factor 2 family protein; the encoded protein is MKKGALLLAVVIIGIVLWGVGSNAESGKSDKQQIIDLEHGLIAATNNKNVDEMMSYYDGTDRLIIFDAVPPLKYSGTQAWRKNLDGFVAAYNPGILEITDLQIVNDAKIGYAHSIQRFTGTDKNGRKVRMAFRVTDCLEKENGKWKIVHEHNSMPIDYASGRAFLDEAS